A portion of the candidate division TA06 bacterium genome contains these proteins:
- the kbl gene encoding glycine C-acetyltransferase, translated as MFRKMKDDLKKELASIKEQGLWKDERVIMTPQAADIKVKTGETVINFCANNYLGLSSHPKVIEAAHKTLDTWGYGMSSVRFICGTQDIHKQLEQKIAKFLGTEDSILYAACFDANGGVFEPLFDKECAILTDALNHASVIDGIRLCKAQRFIFKHNDMKDLEEKLKEAQSAKYRVIVTDGVFSMDGDIAKLDEIVPLAEKYDALTMIDDAHATGFVGKTGRGSPEYRGVMGKIDIITGTMGKALGGASGGFTSGRKEIIDMLRQRSRPYLFSNTVAPAVVGASIAVLDLLTETTELRDKLEWNTKYFRDNMTKAGFQIRPGEHPIVPIMLGDAKLANDMARDLLDKGIYVIGFSYPVVPRGEARIRVQLSAGHEKKHLDKAIEAFTSIGRKHKVIA; from the coding sequence ATGTTCAGGAAAATGAAGGACGACTTGAAAAAAGAGCTCGCCAGTATAAAGGAACAGGGACTCTGGAAGGATGAAAGGGTGATAATGACTCCTCAGGCTGCAGACATAAAGGTCAAGACCGGGGAGACGGTAATCAACTTCTGTGCGAATAACTACCTTGGCCTCTCCAGCCACCCGAAAGTCATCGAAGCTGCCCACAAGACACTTGATACATGGGGCTACGGAATGAGTTCTGTCCGTTTCATTTGTGGAACTCAGGATATCCACAAACAGCTGGAGCAGAAAATCGCCAAGTTCCTCGGAACAGAGGATTCTATCCTCTATGCCGCCTGCTTTGATGCCAACGGCGGGGTCTTTGAACCCTTGTTTGACAAAGAGTGCGCCATATTGACTGATGCTTTGAATCACGCCTCGGTCATTGACGGAATTAGACTGTGCAAGGCTCAGCGGTTTATCTTCAAGCATAACGACATGAAGGACCTGGAGGAGAAACTGAAGGAGGCACAGAGCGCCAAGTACAGGGTAATCGTAACCGACGGTGTCTTCAGCATGGACGGAGACATCGCAAAGCTGGACGAGATTGTCCCGCTTGCGGAGAAGTATGATGCTCTGACCATGATAGATGATGCCCATGCAACCGGTTTTGTGGGTAAGACAGGCAGGGGCAGTCCTGAATATCGCGGTGTGATGGGAAAGATAGACATAATCACAGGAACTATGGGTAAGGCCCTGGGAGGCGCATCAGGCGGCTTCACTTCCGGCAGGAAGGAAATCATCGATATGCTCAGACAGCGCTCTCGTCCTTACCTGTTCAGCAATACCGTGGCTCCAGCCGTGGTTGGCGCATCCATTGCTGTCCTCGATCTCTTGACTGAGACCACTGAACTAAGGGATAAGCTTGAGTGGAACACCAAATACTTCAGAGACAACATGACGAAAGCTGGTTTCCAGATAAGGCCTGGCGAGCATCCAATTGTCCCCATCATGCTGGGCGATGCGAAGCTGGCAAACGATATGGCACGCGACCTGCTCGATAAAGGGATATACGTTATTGGCTTTAGCTATCCTGTTGTCCCGAGGGGAGAGGCAAGAATCAGGGTTCAGCTATCGGCCGGCCATGAAAAGAAGCACCTGGACAAGGCCATAGAAGCGTTTACCAGTATAGGGAGAAAACACAAAGTCATAGCGTAA